AACTAACTGTAAAAAAGCAAAAACGGAAGGACGCTTGCTAGAGCATTTGAACCCCGTATCCGAAGACATACTTTCAAAAAGACCAAGAAAATCTGCATCTTAGCAATTTCGGTGTCAAATTGGATTGTCATCGTTGGCGCTTTTGAATGTATTCGGGTAACTAAGGAAAATATTAATTTGGCACGAAATATTTCCTGACATTTTTCTGGAATGTTCTTGATGAGTGCTGTATCCATCTTTTACACCCTAATATTCAATTCCTCTTAGTGAAACAGCGATGATAAAGATGCGACGATTCATCAATCAAAGTAAGTGGGATTCTTTTCTATTAGTCTGTGTGACTTACTTTAGTCTTTTCTACTTGCTAGCGATTCCTTTCGGTTGGGTACGCACAAGATTTTAACTAACCGAGATAATTATTTTTACAATTATCTTATTAATTAATTCCGAATTAATCGAACGTCTTAGAAAACTCGGAATTAATAAAGATGGAATAACTTTTGAACTCGATCAAATTCAAGCTGAACAAAAAAATCAAAGAGACAATATTGAAACCAATAAAGCTAACATCGAAGCCGTGACCAATATACTCCAGCGCTTAACCTAGATAGAATCACAACTCGCTGCGAGTAGAAGCAAAACTCAGCAGCTTAGTCAAAACTTACTTAATGACTATGAATTAAAGCATTTGCGTAAGCTAGCAAGCGATGCTCCCTTTATATATAAAAGACAACCATCATTTGAACGTGAGCTTAGACATCTACGCACACTAGGCTTTATTGAGAATATACCTGGAAAAACAATTTCTCATATGCCAGAACGTGGAGATTTCAAAGAACAAGTAAGGATAACTGAATATAGTAGAAATTACTTAGACAAAATCGAGTCAATGAGTACTACTGTTTCTGCTGCATCATTAAGCGATAATGGTAGCGAAAATACATTGGAGAAGAGCGATCGCAGCTAGACAGATAAACTCTATTACTGCTATGCACACTTATTGGTGTAGCGCTGAAAAACGTTGCAGAGCACCTAATATCTATTGATTTCTTAGTACTATATTACACATTAAATCGAAATAGCATTACATCGCCTTCTTGGACAACATACTCTTTTCCTTCACTTCTAACTAAGCCTTTTTCTTTAGCTGCATTCATCGATCCAGTCGCGACTAAATCTTTGTAAGCAACCGTCTCCGCGCGAATGAATCCGCGTTCAAAGTCCGAGTGAATCACACCAGCGGCTTGCGGTGCAGACATTCCTGCATGAATTGTCCATGCACGAGTTTCTTTAGGTCCTGATGTAAAATAGGTACGCAATCCTAAAAGTTCATACGTCGCGCGAATCAGTGATTTTAGTCCGCCTTCCTCAACGCCTAACGAAGAGAGAAACTCGGCTTTATCTTCTTCGGGTAATTCTACTAACTCAGCTTCAACTTGCGCAGAAACGATTACGACTTGGGCGTTTTCTTGAGAAGCAATTTGTCGCACTTGTTCGACATATTCGTTACCCGCTGCTAAGTCTTCTTCCGACACATTTGCTGCGTAAATAATCGGTTTACCACTTAGTAAGCCGAGACCTTTAATTGTTGCAGCTTCTTCTTCGGTTAAATTGATTTGTCTTACTGATTTACCTTCGTTTAATGCAGCGCTTAATGTTTCCAAAACGCTAACTTCAAACTGGGCATCTTTACTGGTACGGGCTTGCTTTTTCGTACGTTCAATTCGTCGTTCGATTTGAGCTAAATCTGCTAACGCTAGCTCTAAGTTAATAATTTCAATATCTCGCTTGGGATCGACCGAACCCGCCACGTGAATAATATCGTCGTTTTCAAAACAACGCACGACATGAACGATCGCATCGACTTCGCGAATGTGTGAAAGAAACTGATTGCCTAAACCTTCGCCTTGGCTTGCACCTTTAACCAAACCCGCAATATCAACAAACTCGACTCGCGCTGGTACAATTTGCGCTGAATTGGAAATTTCTCCGAGAACTTGTAACCGTTCATCGGGAACTGCAACGACACCTACATTCGGTTCAATTGTACAGAAAGGGAAATTAGCAGCTTCTGCCTTGGCATTTGCAACCAAAGCATTAAACAAAGTCGATTTACCAACGTTGGGTAGCCCTACTATTCCGGCTCTGAGCATATAATTCTTGCAGGTGAACGGTCAGTTTAACTAGTTTAACGAAGATTGGCTATCCTACAGCAATCCTCTCAAAACTATTATGTAACATCCAAGTTTAACCTGACTTTTACACTTACCAGAACTGAGGAGACAAAAAGTAGCTCTCACTCTGAATCTAAAATAATACTTATACTGGCTCAGGAATTGGTTGGGGAATTGGGGCAGGTACTGGCTGCGGTGCAGGTCCTGGTGTAGGCTGAGGGATAGGACTTGGTACTGGTTGTGGTGCAGGTGTAGGTGGTGCAGGATCTGGTAAAGGATTGGGAACTGGTGCCGGAATTTCTGGCTGTGGTAAAGGGTTAGGATTGGGACTAATCATTGCAAATAAATCGACTTGACCTTACCACTCTAGACAAAAACTGCTATCTACTACATCTATCTAGATATTTAGACTTAGTGCGATCGCTCAACATTGTTTTACCTCAAAGTTGCTACAAACAAATAGCCGAGCAGCGATGCAGAGGGAAATTGTGATTTATCTTAAGGAGGCAGGAGGTTTTTATGAATCTCCTTAAATGAATTTAGTTTAGGGGATTTAATAAGGATATTGTATTTTTTTTGCGCTATGCGTCTCAAAAGACATCTTTTTTTCATAAATAAATTTAGGGATTTTTGACCCTTTTGGCAGAGGAAAAATAAAGTCTTTCCTTCTACCTCCTGCCCTCTGCTTTTCTTCGGTAACTATATAAAATGATTTCTATTTTAAATCAACGTTTTATTCTATGCATTTTCCTGAGCAACACCAAAGAAATTTACCAATATTAGATGCTTTACGCGAATGTGCTAACAAAAACCATACAGCTTTCTACACGCCAGGACACAAACGAGGACAAGGTATTTCCTCGCAATTAGCTAGTGATTTGAGTTCAAGTCCATTTAAATTTGATCTACCAGAACTTCCCGAATTAGATAATTTGTTTGCGCCTGAAGGTGTGATTCAAGAAGCCCAACACTTAGCAGCAGATGCTTTCGGTGCGGAACAAACTTGGTTTTTAGTTAACGGTTCCACTTGTGGAGTCGAAGCCGCAATTTTAGCAACTTGTCGTGCTGGAGATAAAATTATCCTGCCGCGTAACGCCCACTCCTCTTGTATCGCAGGCTTAATCCTTTCTGGTGCAGTTCCTGTTTTTTTGAATCCAGAATATGACGCAGAACTCGATATCGCACATAGTGTGACTTTAGAAGGTGTAGCAACCGCGCTGAAACAGCATCCCGATGCGAAAGCGGTAATGATCGTTTACCCGACGTATTACGGTGCGTGTGGCGATATTAGGGCGATCGCATCTCTTACTCATAAGCACAACATTCCTTTACTAGTAGACGAAGCCCACGGCGCACATTTTGCCTTTCATCCCGATTTACCTATATCTGCATTGGCAGCGGGCGCAGATTTAACGGTGCAATCAACGCACAAAGTTCTTGGAGCGATGACGCAAGCTTCGATGCTTCATGTCCAAAGTAATAAGGTAGATCGCGATCGCATTAGTAAATCCTTGCAACTGTTGCAATCGACAAGTCCTAGTTATTTACTTCTTGCTTCGCTCGATGCCGCACGACAACAAATGGCATTGCATGGAAAATACCTGATGTCACGCACCTTACAGCTTGCCGCCGCAGCACGAACCCAAATTCATCAAATTTCTGGGTTATCGGTTTTAGAATGCAAATCTACTCCAGGTTTTTGCACTCTCGATCCGACGCGGTTGACGGTAACAGTTTCAGGGTTAGGCTTAACAGGTTTTGAGGCGGATGAAATCTTACACCAAGAACTCGGCATTACAGCAGAGTTGGCATCATTGCAACATCTCACATTTATTATTTCACTGGGCAACACGCAAGCAGATATCGAAAAGTTAGTATCAGCCTTCAAATTGGTATCTCAAAGATATCAAAAAGAAAACTTGACTTATAAAAAGCCTTTATGGGAGAATCTGTTTTGTAAAATGGAATATTATATACAAATTTCGCCGCGCCAAGCATATTTTGCGGTAAGTGAGAGTGTACCGATAGCTCAAGCAAGCGATCGCATTTGTGCAGAATTAATTTGTCCTTACCCGCCAGGAATTCCGGTTTTGATGCCTGGGGAACTTATCACTTCACAGGCTTTAGACTACCTTCAGCAGATTCAGGCACAAGGAGGCTTTATTAGTGGTTGTGCTGATAAGACTTTAAATACATTAAGGGTTGTGAGATCATCAGATCTGGCACCAAGCCTTAGCGAATAAAATTCGCGGCTACACGAACGAAGTCTGTCTGCGCAGACTAAATCTTGAATAAACTCCAGTTTTCTGACAATGGTTTCTCGGTGAAACCAGGATTGCCAGCATTGCCTGAATGAATTCGTGTCATGATCATCCTCTGAATGCATTCATTAGATACGCCAATTTCTTCCTGCTATCGCCCTCGTTCATATGCTTACCATCGCAACAAACCGGCAATTCCATCAAAGTCTTGCTTAAGCAACTGTTCTGTTTCTTCAGATACAAATTCTAAGCGTGTACCATAGTCGATAGCAACTTCAGGCAAAACATCTTTTAACTTAACTTCAAAGATGGATTCGTCTGGAAATAAAGCGTTCCCTTCTATTGGAGTGAGTGATAGCCATCCATTTGAACATTGCCAAAGCGTTCCATTAAGTTGCCAGGGAAGAATAATGGCGTATAACTGCCCCATTTGCAAGGACTCCAAAACTTTTTCCATTCCCCATATCCCTGCTTCTCGCACGCGAGCAAGGAGAGCAAATTCAGACTGCCGCTCAATATCTCTGATAACTGGCGTGACCTTATTTAAAATCTCAGACAAGTTTACATCTGCTTGGGGGGGACAAGGAATACAGCGGACAACTTTGTCACGTAGTACCTTTGGCAAGATCTCCCTAAAAAAATGCGTTGTTTCATTTGTGCCAGCTAGTATTAGCCGATCAAGGCTGCGCTCCCGAACTTGCTGGTTAATATGCTGAATTAGTTGTTTGTAAAGTCGATATGTCCAACCCTCTAATCGTCTCGCAAATCGATCAAAATCTGCACCACCTCGTGAAGCTCCTTTACCAGGATAGTAGCGATCAACACTGTCTAGAGAAAGCTGCCGCCACTGCTCAGAATTAATATCAACAAACGCACGATCAATTTCTTCTATTTCATTTAAATAGATCTCAAAAAAACGCCACTTTTTCTGATCTAGAAATACAACACCTGTACGTTCATATTCATCTAGGGCATATAAAAGCGGAGTAACATACGGTTTACCCCAACGAGCTTCGACTTGGCCGTGAGCTAAATCAACTATTGGCAGATCAACCTGCAAATCAATCCTTTCTATGAGTTGATCATTCGCAAACATAATTAGCGTTCGTGCCTTCGGGCGTTCTTGTTCTAGGAGGTTAAAAACTTTTTGTTTGAGTTCATCTGACAGTTCTGTAAACTCCTTCAAGCTATTTTTGACTCGTAATAGCCATGCTTTGCGGCTATTTTCTGGTTTAGCAGGATTAATGTCTGTATAAATAGACAAAGTGGGAGTTTCCAGCTCACTGATGAAACTCGTTAAATCACTTACTTGTTGTTGACTGAGCATAAATCTTTCCTTTATCTAGAGAGCAAGTCTGAATTATTAAATTTTGTCCCAAATTAAAAAGGTTGTTAACGTATGACAGACTGCCATATCCAGATCAGTAAACTCAAGACAATGCTTAGCAAAATAGACGTTGCCAAGGGAAAATAAAAGGTAATGTGTTCATTTTGGATCAGGATATCTCCTGGCAAACGACCGATTGGAAAATGCTTAAACGTTCCACTGCTCAGCCAGAGCAAGCCTCCCAACAACAAAACGCCTGCCCCGACGGCCACTAATGTTTTGCCAATTTCTGCAATCATGCCACTACCCATCCTCTCAGCGAGAGAATCTAAAATAACTTAATCAGTGCTTGAGAGAGTAATTGAGTTAGTAATAAAGGAAATCAAGAATCCGAATGATGAGTGTCAGACTCCGCCTGAGTGAGAACCGCCCATGCAGTTTTGGCGGCTTCGGACAGGCGATCGCCCAAATGTTGAATTTCATCAGCAATAGACTGCCAATTTTTCTGTGCTTCTTGCTGAATCAACTGCACTGATTGTTCAAGGCGATCCGGATCAATCAATTTCGTTTCTTCAATGGCTTCTCTGGCACGTCGCACAGCCGCTAAATAGGCTTCACGAGTCAATTCTTGAGCAGCTTGAATTTCAGACTGAGCGCGTTTTTTGATCGCTTCGATCAAAGCCTTGGTTTCTTGCTTGATGTCCGCATTTTGTCCTGCCATTTCTTGTTCAACCAGAGCATCGGTTTCTGGGCTAATAGTCATGGAAGTGGATGATTCCAGATTGTTCGTCATGATCGGATTCCTCCTGGGGTTGTATGAAATTGAGTATACTGGTGTAGATAATGCTATGAAGCACTGAGGAGTTCAGGGGACAAACGCTTAAAGACCAGTCGTTCATTTTCCATACCAACGTAAATGGTGTCGCCTTCGTGGAATTCTCCGCGCAAAATTGCCTTAGCAATGGGCGTTTCCAGTTCCCGTTGAATGGCTCGCTTCAGTGGACGTGCTCCATAAACCGGATCGTAGCCAACCTGAGCCAACCAGTCGAGGGCTTCATCAGAAAGTTTCAAAGCCAGTTTGCGTTCAATGAGTCGTTGTTCTAGGCGCTGAACTTGCAGTTTTACAATTTCGCGCAACTGCTCCGGTCGCAGGCTGTGGAAGATAATAATTTCGTCAATCCGGTTAAGAAATTCTGGACGGAAACTGGCTCGCATCGATTCCATCACGCGATCGCGCATTTCTTCATACTTACTATCATCACCCGCCAGATCCAAAATGTATTGTGAGCCAATATTGCTGGTCATGATCACGACCGTATTTTTGAAATCAACTGTCCGTCCTTGGGCATCGGTCAGACGACCATCATCCAGAATTTGTAGCATGACGTTAAATACATCAGGATGGGCTTTCTCAATCTCATCGAAGAGAATCACCGCGTAGGGACGACGACGAATGGCTTCGGTAAGTTGTCCACCTTCGTCATACCCCACATAACCCGGAGGCGCACCAATCAACCGAGAAACCGTATGTTTCTCCATGTACTCGGACATATCGATCCGCACCATCGCCTCTTCCGTATCAAACAAATAGGCTGCTAGAGCCTTTGCTAACTCTGTTTTACCCACCCCAGTTGGCCCCAAGAAGATGAAGCTGGCAATCGGGCGATTGGGATCGGCAAGTCCGGCACGGGAACGCTGAATCGCGTCGGCAACGGCGGTGACAGCTTCCTCCTGCCCAATAACGCGCTTGTGTAATTCCTCTTCCAGATGCAGGAGTTTTTGCATCTCGGATTCCACCAGTTTACTTACCGGAATGCCTGTCCATTTGGAAATAATTTCGGCAATATCCGCTTCGGTGACTTCTTCCCGCAGCATAGATTTGCCGCTGGTTTGAGTTTCCGCTAAACGGGCTTCGGCAGCTTCTAGCTGTCGCTGTAAATCGGTGAGCTTACCATACTTCAACTCTGCGGCTCGATTGAGATCATAATCTCGTTCTGCCTGCTGAATTTCAATGTTGACGCGATCAATCTCTTCTTTGAGTTTTTGGATTTGATCGATGATTTCTTTTTCTGCTTGCCATTGGGCATTCAACGCGGATTGTTGTTCCTTGAGATCCGATAGTTCTTTTTCCAATCGTTCTAAACGTTCCTTAGAAGCACTATCGGTTTCCTTCTGCAAGGATAATCGCTCCATTTCTAGCTGCAAAATCTTGCGATCAATTTCGTCCAGTTCTTCTGGTTTTGAGGTGATTTCCATCTTCAGCTTGGCAGCCGCTTCATCGACCAAATCAATGGCTTTATCAGGCAGAAAGCGATCGCTAATGTAGCGAGTAGACAGCACCGCAGCAGCAACCAGAGCACTATCAGAAATTTTTACGCCATGATGCACTTCATAGCGTTCTTTCAGTCCCCGCAGAATGGAAATAGTATCTTCAATGCTGGGTTGATCAACATAGACTTGCTGGAAGCGCCGCTCTAATGCTGCATCTTTTTCAATGTATTTGCGATATTCATCTAGCGTCGTTGCACCAATGCAGCGTAGTTCACCCCGTGCCAGTAGAGGCTTGAGCAAATTCCCTGCATCCATTGCCCCTTGGGTGGCACCAGCCCCAACGACAGTGTGAATTTCGTCAATAAAGAGAATGATATTTCCCTGTGCTTCCTGGACTTCTTTAAGCACAGCTTTCAGTCGTTCTTCAAACTCTCCTCGGTACTTGGCTCCTGCAATTAAAGCACCCATATCCAGAGCGATCAAGGTGCGATCGCGCAACGATTCCGGCACATCGCCGCTAATAATTCGCTGCGCCAGTCCTTCCACAATGGCTGTTTTACCCACACCCGGTTCACCAATCAGCACAGGATTATTCTTAGTACGGCGAGACAGGATTTGAATTGTGCGACGAATCTCATCATCCCGTCCGATTACCGGATCGAGTTTCCCTTCTCGTGCCAGTTTAGTTAAATCCCTTCCATATTTTTCTAGGGATTCATACTTGCCTTCCGGATTTTGATCGGTCACTTTTTGACTCCCTCTAATTTGTTCAATCGTGGTATGCAGTTTTTGTTCGTTTAGCCCCAATGCCTGGAATAACGTTTTACCAAAGCGATCGTCCTTGGCAAACGCCAGCACTAAATGCTCAATCGAAATATACTCATCACCAAAGTCTTTACGATACTGTTCTGCCCGATCCAGTAATGTATCCAGGCTGCGCCCCAAATAAACAGAGCCGCTACTGCCACCCGATACTTTGGGCTGACGGTTGATA
This portion of the Chroogloeocystis siderophila 5.2 s.c.1 genome encodes:
- the ychF gene encoding redox-regulated ATPase YchF: MLRAGIVGLPNVGKSTLFNALVANAKAEAANFPFCTIEPNVGVVAVPDERLQVLGEISNSAQIVPARVEFVDIAGLVKGASQGEGLGNQFLSHIREVDAIVHVVRCFENDDIIHVAGSVDPKRDIEIINLELALADLAQIERRIERTKKQARTSKDAQFEVSVLETLSAALNEGKSVRQINLTEEEAATIKGLGLLSGKPIIYAANVSEEDLAAGNEYVEQVRQIASQENAQVVIVSAQVEAELVELPEEDKAEFLSSLGVEEGGLKSLIRATYELLGLRTYFTSGPKETRAWTIHAGMSAPQAAGVIHSDFERGFIRAETVAYKDLVATGSMNAAKEKGLVRSEGKEYVVQEGDVMLFRFNV
- a CDS encoding aminotransferase class I/II-fold pyridoxal phosphate-dependent enzyme, translating into MHFPEQHQRNLPILDALRECANKNHTAFYTPGHKRGQGISSQLASDLSSSPFKFDLPELPELDNLFAPEGVIQEAQHLAADAFGAEQTWFLVNGSTCGVEAAILATCRAGDKIILPRNAHSSCIAGLILSGAVPVFLNPEYDAELDIAHSVTLEGVATALKQHPDAKAVMIVYPTYYGACGDIRAIASLTHKHNIPLLVDEAHGAHFAFHPDLPISALAAGADLTVQSTHKVLGAMTQASMLHVQSNKVDRDRISKSLQLLQSTSPSYLLLASLDAARQQMALHGKYLMSRTLQLAAAARTQIHQISGLSVLECKSTPGFCTLDPTRLTVTVSGLGLTGFEADEILHQELGITAELASLQHLTFIISLGNTQADIEKLVSAFKLVSQRYQKENLTYKKPLWENLFCKMEYYIQISPRQAYFAVSESVPIAQASDRICAELICPYPPGIPVLMPGELITSQALDYLQQIQAQGGFISGCADKTLNTLRVVRSSDLAPSLSE
- a CDS encoding VLRF1 family aeRF1-type release factor — encoded protein: MLSQQQVSDLTSFISELETPTLSIYTDINPAKPENSRKAWLLRVKNSLKEFTELSDELKQKVFNLLEQERPKARTLIMFANDQLIERIDLQVDLPIVDLAHGQVEARWGKPYVTPLLYALDEYERTGVVFLDQKKWRFFEIYLNEIEEIDRAFVDINSEQWRQLSLDSVDRYYPGKGASRGGADFDRFARRLEGWTYRLYKQLIQHINQQVRERSLDRLILAGTNETTHFFREILPKVLRDKVVRCIPCPPQADVNLSEILNKVTPVIRDIERQSEFALLARVREAGIWGMEKVLESLQMGQLYAIILPWQLNGTLWQCSNGWLSLTPIEGNALFPDESIFEVKLKDVLPEVAIDYGTRLEFVSEETEQLLKQDFDGIAGLLRW
- a CDS encoding DUF2905 domain-containing protein — its product is MIAEIGKTLVAVGAGVLLLGGLLWLSSGTFKHFPIGRLPGDILIQNEHITFYFPLATSILLSIVLSLLIWIWQSVIR
- the clpB gene encoding ATP-dependent chaperone ClpB: MQPTNPNQFTEKAWEAIVRTPEIAKQFQHQQIESEHLMRSLLEQEGLASSIFNKIGVNVQTLRDRTNDFINRQPKVSGGSSGSVYLGRSLDTLLDRAEQYRKDFGDEYISIEHLVLAFAKDDRFGKTLFQALGLNEQKLHTTIEQIRGSQKVTDQNPEGKYESLEKYGRDLTKLAREGKLDPVIGRDDEIRRTIQILSRRTKNNPVLIGEPGVGKTAIVEGLAQRIISGDVPESLRDRTLIALDMGALIAGAKYRGEFEERLKAVLKEVQEAQGNIILFIDEIHTVVGAGATQGAMDAGNLLKPLLARGELRCIGATTLDEYRKYIEKDAALERRFQQVYVDQPSIEDTISILRGLKERYEVHHGVKISDSALVAAAVLSTRYISDRFLPDKAIDLVDEAAAKLKMEITSKPEELDEIDRKILQLEMERLSLQKETDSASKERLERLEKELSDLKEQQSALNAQWQAEKEIIDQIQKLKEEIDRVNIEIQQAERDYDLNRAAELKYGKLTDLQRQLEAAEARLAETQTSGKSMLREEVTEADIAEIISKWTGIPVSKLVESEMQKLLHLEEELHKRVIGQEEAVTAVADAIQRSRAGLADPNRPIASFIFLGPTGVGKTELAKALAAYLFDTEEAMVRIDMSEYMEKHTVSRLIGAPPGYVGYDEGGQLTEAIRRRPYAVILFDEIEKAHPDVFNVMLQILDDGRLTDAQGRTVDFKNTVVIMTSNIGSQYILDLAGDDSKYEEMRDRVMESMRASFRPEFLNRIDEIIIFHSLRPEQLREIVKLQVQRLEQRLIERKLALKLSDEALDWLAQVGYDPVYGARPLKRAIQRELETPIAKAILRGEFHEGDTIYVGMENERLVFKRLSPELLSAS